A single region of the Streptomyces virginiae genome encodes:
- the folE gene encoding GTP cyclohydrolase I: protein MNDQLPQMNGPPPVAGLVGESLIPVTDEIEWAAVSPRQITPEEWQRFEGNLKEIFEALGLAVGSAATADTPRRFLRALFDATSGYEGDEKLVTAFETECHGGSDCRISQIVEGPIPFFALCEHHALPFFGKAYVGYIAHEHILGLSKLTRLVRLFARRFSVQERIGHQLAESLQQIMLPHGVAVHLEAVHLCTQMRGVREIESSTRTTHWRGTYDEDPQLRGEFFTLCGQRGLAGHG from the coding sequence ATGAATGATCAGCTGCCGCAGATGAACGGTCCCCCGCCCGTGGCGGGGCTGGTCGGGGAAAGCCTCATACCCGTCACGGACGAGATCGAGTGGGCGGCCGTGTCTCCACGGCAGATCACCCCGGAGGAGTGGCAGCGGTTCGAGGGCAACCTTAAGGAGATCTTCGAGGCGCTGGGCTTGGCCGTCGGGTCAGCGGCCACGGCCGACACGCCCCGCCGCTTTCTGCGCGCCCTCTTCGACGCCACGAGCGGGTACGAAGGCGACGAAAAGCTGGTCACCGCCTTCGAGACCGAATGCCATGGTGGGTCGGACTGCCGGATCAGCCAGATCGTCGAAGGACCGATCCCGTTCTTCGCTCTCTGTGAGCATCACGCTTTGCCGTTCTTCGGCAAGGCGTATGTCGGGTACATCGCACACGAGCACATCCTCGGGCTCTCGAAGCTGACCAGGCTGGTACGGCTGTTCGCCCGCCGCTTCTCGGTGCAAGAACGCATCGGCCACCAACTCGCCGAATCCTTGCAGCAAATCATGCTGCCGCACGGTGTTGCAGTCCATTTGGAAGCGGTGCATCTGTGTACGCAGATGCGCGGTGTACGGGAGATCGAGTCCAGCACCCGCACCACCCACTGGCGGGGTACCTACGACGAGGATCCGCAACTGCGGGGCGAATTCTTCACGTTGTGCGGTCAACGCGGCCTGGCCGGACATGGCTGA
- a CDS encoding DUF488 domain-containing protein, which yields MARSRKVHVRRVYEDPAQSDGVRVLVDRIWPRGMTKDKAHLDEWCKQVAPSTQLRKWYSHDPERFTEFSRRYRTELKDPEHADALAHLRDLAKDGTLTLLTATKHPEISEAEVLAEMLRS from the coding sequence ATGGCTCGTAGTAGGAAGGTACACGTGCGCCGCGTCTACGAGGATCCGGCGCAGAGTGACGGCGTGAGAGTGCTGGTCGACCGGATCTGGCCCCGGGGGATGACCAAGGACAAGGCTCATCTCGACGAGTGGTGCAAGCAAGTCGCCCCGTCCACGCAACTGCGCAAGTGGTACAGCCACGACCCCGAGCGATTCACGGAATTCAGCCGGCGCTACCGGACCGAGCTCAAGGATCCCGAACACGCAGACGCTCTGGCGCACCTGCGCGACCTCGCCAAAGACGGGACTTTGACGCTGCTCACCGCAACGAAGCATCCGGAGATCAGTGAAGCCGAGGTGCTTGCCGAGATGCTCCGCAGCTGA
- a CDS encoding VOC family protein produces the protein MPHTHEAAPSDPHPEPTDSGPDTRGPRLASVVVFVHDHDASADFYQELLNMKVTVRTTTAALLVGRAGFQVYLRAVGPHAAHPVGHVGAQYVIWTADGPEDFQRCERVLRARSDHVYTRESEGFTLIEGRDPSGLPVLVAYPGPDEVARLEIITRYYV, from the coding sequence ATGCCCCATACCCACGAAGCGGCACCCAGCGACCCGCATCCGGAGCCGACTGATAGCGGACCGGACACGCGCGGGCCACGGCTGGCATCGGTCGTGGTGTTCGTCCACGACCACGACGCATCGGCGGACTTCTACCAAGAGCTGCTGAACATGAAGGTCACCGTACGCACCACCACCGCCGCGCTGCTCGTGGGCCGAGCCGGCTTCCAGGTGTACCTCCGCGCCGTCGGCCCCCACGCCGCCCACCCGGTCGGCCACGTTGGGGCGCAGTACGTCATCTGGACAGCGGACGGCCCTGAGGACTTCCAGCGGTGCGAGCGCGTACTCAGAGCCCGCTCCGACCACGTCTACACCCGGGAGAGTGAGGGATTCACCCTCATCGAAGGCCGGGACCCCAGCGGCCTGCCGGTCCTGGTGGCCTATCCAGGGCCCGACGAAGTAGCGCGGCTCGAGATCATCACTCGCTACTACGTGTGA
- a CDS encoding glycoside hydrolase family 15 protein codes for MNDSVATAPTRLDGYAELRDYAAIGDGRCVALIARDGAVDWLSWPDLDSSTLFAAVLDQARGGSFLLRPDVPHTVARRYLPGTNVLETTFTTAGGTVRVTDALTLPDTASLAPGRELVRRIEGLSGSVPMSWSVQPRFGYGARIPIVARRAGVPVAVCGAEAVAVCAWDAGHPQCTADSVTARFRAESGTRALIALPYAYQEPLVLPTRAECEARLDHTTATWRQWSDDRTYTGPWRDAVLRSALALKLLVFAPSGAVAAAATCSLPEELGGERNWDYRFSWIRDSAFTLDAFLKLGCAPEATSYLWWLMHASQLTHPHLNVLYRLNGGTRAPEQALPLSGYRGSTPVRVGNAAAGQVQLDTYGELLQTAWLYTTAGHRLDADIARRLAETADFVCTIWQQPDAGIWEVRSSPEHFTQSKMMCWIALDRAVDLARRQLIPDRHSARWQRERQAIAEFVETRCFSERLNSYMRSAGSDDLDASLLLGLLHGYRPQDDGRLRGTVSAVQETLREGPYVSRYLGSDGVPGREGAFLACSFWLAEALAGCGRIDEAVSLMDQLVALGNGVGLYSEEIDPTTGAFLGNMPQGLSHLALISAACAIGEATR; via the coding sequence GTGAATGACTCGGTCGCCACCGCGCCGACACGACTGGATGGCTACGCAGAGCTACGGGACTACGCAGCGATCGGGGACGGCCGCTGTGTCGCGCTCATCGCCCGCGACGGAGCGGTGGACTGGCTGAGCTGGCCGGACCTGGACTCATCGACCCTCTTCGCCGCCGTCCTCGACCAGGCCCGCGGCGGCAGCTTTCTCCTGCGGCCCGATGTGCCGCACACCGTGGCGCGCCGCTATCTTCCCGGCACCAATGTGCTGGAGACGACCTTCACCACCGCAGGCGGGACCGTCCGCGTGACCGACGCCCTCACGCTCCCCGACACCGCCTCGCTGGCTCCCGGACGGGAGCTCGTCCGCCGGATCGAGGGCCTGTCGGGCAGCGTCCCAATGAGCTGGAGCGTTCAGCCGCGCTTCGGCTACGGCGCCCGCATACCAATCGTGGCGCGCCGAGCGGGCGTACCGGTGGCCGTCTGCGGCGCCGAAGCCGTCGCCGTCTGTGCCTGGGACGCCGGCCACCCGCAGTGCACGGCCGACTCCGTCACCGCCCGGTTCCGAGCCGAATCCGGTACCCGGGCTCTGATCGCGTTGCCCTACGCATACCAAGAACCACTGGTGCTCCCCACCCGTGCCGAATGCGAAGCCCGCCTGGACCACACCACCGCGACCTGGCGGCAGTGGTCGGACGACCGCACCTACACCGGACCGTGGCGTGACGCCGTACTGCGCAGCGCCCTCGCCCTCAAGCTCCTGGTCTTCGCCCCCTCCGGCGCGGTCGCCGCTGCCGCGACCTGCTCGCTGCCCGAGGAGCTGGGCGGGGAGCGCAACTGGGACTACCGCTTCAGCTGGATCCGCGACTCCGCCTTCACCCTGGACGCCTTCCTCAAGCTGGGCTGCGCGCCGGAAGCGACCAGCTACCTGTGGTGGCTCATGCACGCCTCCCAGCTCACTCACCCCCACCTGAACGTCCTGTACCGCCTCAACGGCGGCACCCGGGCACCCGAGCAGGCCCTGCCCCTGTCGGGCTATCGAGGCTCGACGCCTGTACGTGTGGGCAACGCAGCCGCAGGCCAGGTCCAGCTGGACACCTACGGGGAGCTGCTGCAGACCGCGTGGCTCTACACCACCGCGGGCCATCGACTCGATGCCGACATCGCCCGCCGGCTGGCCGAGACCGCTGACTTCGTCTGCACCATCTGGCAGCAGCCCGACGCGGGTATCTGGGAGGTCCGCAGCTCACCGGAACACTTCACCCAGTCCAAGATGATGTGCTGGATCGCCCTCGACCGGGCCGTGGACCTGGCCAGGCGGCAGTTGATCCCGGACCGGCACTCGGCCCGATGGCAGCGCGAACGACAGGCCATCGCCGAATTCGTCGAAACCCGCTGCTTCAGCGAGCGGCTCAACAGCTACATGCGCTCCGCCGGCAGCGACGACCTGGACGCAAGCCTCCTGCTCGGCCTGCTGCACGGCTACCGCCCGCAAGACGACGGACGCCTGCGCGGCACCGTCTCCGCCGTCCAGGAGACCCTCCGCGAGGGCCCCTACGTCAGCCGCTACCTCGGCTCCGACGGTGTCCCTGGCCGTGAGGGTGCCTTCCTCGCGTGCTCCTTCTGGCTGGCCGAAGCCCTCGCGGGATGCGGCCGCATCGACGAGGCTGTGTCCCTGATGGACCAGCTTGTGGCCCTCGGCAATGGGGTCGGCCTCTACAGTGAAGAGATCGACCCCACCACGGGCGCCTTCCTCGGCAACATGCCCCAGGGCCTGTCCCACCTGGCCCTGATCAGCGCCGCCTGCGCGATCGGGGAGGCCACACGATGA
- a CDS encoding universal stress protein has translation MTNAAPPAPIVVGADGSPASGPALRFALQEAQLRGTGLRAVCAYDFTTRYSGLEWFAASGFHDLDTQLRDSTLEAVTKAVEEARGQVGGEPVEVDIRVEPGRPSQVLLDASADACLLVVGSRGSGAWGRLTLGSTSTEVVHNAHLPVVVVPGGQPDRTS, from the coding sequence ATGACGAACGCCGCTCCTCCCGCACCGATCGTGGTCGGCGCCGACGGCTCTCCAGCCTCCGGCCCGGCCCTGCGCTTCGCCCTTCAGGAGGCGCAGTTGCGCGGGACCGGCCTCCGCGCCGTATGCGCGTACGACTTCACCACTCGGTACAGCGGTCTCGAGTGGTTTGCCGCCTCCGGTTTCCACGATCTGGATACGCAGCTGCGCGACAGCACGTTGGAAGCGGTCACCAAGGCGGTGGAGGAGGCCCGGGGACAGGTCGGCGGCGAGCCGGTGGAGGTCGACATCAGGGTTGAGCCGGGCCGCCCGTCCCAGGTCCTACTGGACGCGAGCGCGGACGCCTGCCTCCTGGTGGTCGGCAGCCGGGGCTCAGGCGCATGGGGGCGCCTCACTCTGGGCTCCACCAGTACCGAGGTCGTGCACAACGCCCATCTGCCCGTCGTCGTCGTGCCCGGCGGGCAGCCGGACCGGACATCGTGA
- a CDS encoding PP2C family protein-serine/threonine phosphatase, which translates to MAYVVAATVPVVLLELTIDDSTVRLIPLLILLPAFPAVVGTVRQTAYAVGWVLIVITAVLLYRPLPASYDYGIVMLLAVVLGVLCVVSCHWRIRRERELLRVRSTAVALQRQMLRPLPILTDRVIVDGLYLPVEADRLVGGDVYEAVASPYGTRLLFGDVQGKGLPAIGAAFAVLSAFREAAPREPTLTALVDYLEQAVVRHNAFAQQTGEPERFVTALILSVDTSTETQAVNCGHPPPHLLKAGPVAPVPLGNPGVPLGLADLASEPRTVAWFPFPTGATLISCSDGVTEARNATGAFYPLAERLEALEHISSWRVADYLAEDLSRHTAGEQRDDITALVVRRTAPDSDSTGAPDSAWRHPL; encoded by the coding sequence ATGGCGTATGTGGTCGCGGCGACCGTACCGGTCGTGCTGCTGGAGCTGACGATCGACGACAGCACAGTGCGGCTCATCCCCCTGCTGATCCTGCTTCCCGCGTTCCCGGCGGTCGTCGGCACGGTGCGGCAGACCGCCTACGCGGTGGGCTGGGTGCTGATCGTCATCACCGCGGTTCTGCTGTACCGGCCCCTGCCCGCGTCGTACGACTACGGGATCGTCATGCTGCTGGCAGTCGTGCTCGGCGTGCTGTGCGTGGTGAGCTGCCACTGGCGGATCCGGAGGGAGCGGGAACTGCTGCGGGTCCGGTCCACGGCGGTCGCTCTGCAACGGCAGATGCTGCGGCCCCTGCCGATCCTCACCGACCGGGTGATCGTCGACGGGTTGTACCTGCCGGTGGAGGCGGACAGGCTGGTCGGGGGAGATGTCTACGAGGCGGTGGCCTCGCCCTACGGCACGCGGCTGCTCTTCGGCGATGTCCAGGGCAAGGGCCTGCCCGCGATCGGAGCCGCCTTCGCCGTCCTCAGCGCTTTCCGTGAGGCCGCTCCGCGTGAGCCGACCCTCACCGCGCTCGTGGACTATCTCGAACAGGCCGTGGTCCGGCACAACGCCTTCGCCCAGCAGACCGGCGAGCCCGAACGCTTCGTCACCGCCCTCATCCTGAGCGTCGACACCTCGACCGAAACACAGGCCGTCAACTGCGGCCACCCTCCACCCCACCTGTTGAAGGCCGGACCGGTCGCTCCAGTGCCGCTCGGCAACCCCGGGGTACCGCTGGGTCTGGCGGACCTCGCTTCCGAACCCAGAACCGTCGCGTGGTTCCCGTTCCCAACGGGCGCCACCCTGATCAGCTGCAGCGACGGTGTCACCGAGGCCCGCAACGCCACCGGAGCCTTCTATCCCCTTGCAGAGCGCCTGGAGGCGTTGGAGCACATCTCCTCCTGGCGGGTCGCCGACTACCTGGCCGAAGACCTCAGCCGCCACACCGCAGGAGAGCAGCGGGACGACATCACCGCCCTCGTGGTCCGCAGAACAGCACCCGACAGCGATTCCACAGGAGCACCGGACTCGGCTTGGAGGCACCCGCTATGA
- a CDS encoding MGMT family protein, whose amino-acid sequence MSIIEEVREVVITIPAGSAASYGDIATRIGTTARQVGRAMSLLDDGVPWWRVVHADGTPAACHDGQAPELLNREGTPMRGTRVDMERARHR is encoded by the coding sequence ATGAGCATCATCGAGGAAGTCCGTGAGGTGGTCATCACCATCCCCGCTGGGTCCGCTGCCTCCTACGGTGACATCGCCACGCGGATCGGTACGACCGCACGGCAGGTAGGACGGGCGATGAGTCTGCTCGACGACGGCGTGCCGTGGTGGCGTGTCGTCCACGCCGACGGAACACCGGCCGCCTGCCACGACGGACAGGCACCAGAGCTGCTCAACCGCGAGGGGACCCCGATGCGGGGGACGCGGGTGGACATGGAGCGTGCACGACATCGGTGA
- a CDS encoding DUF488 domain-containing protein: MTNRICTVGHSTRDFEEVLEMLRSNEITCLVDVRSFPSSRKFPQWDQNAVIDALPPDIGYRWIPKLGGRRHTPKGVPSVNGAWRVKAFRDYADYMAGDAFKEGLDELLELAHHERPAIMCSEAVPWRCHRRLITDALIVKGAEVVDIMSSTTTKPAVLNKNAQVHNGHLTYPAHP; the protein is encoded by the coding sequence ATGACGAACCGTATCTGTACGGTGGGGCATTCGACGCGCGACTTCGAGGAAGTGCTGGAGATGTTGCGGAGCAATGAGATCACCTGCCTGGTCGATGTGCGGTCGTTTCCCTCGTCGAGGAAGTTTCCGCAATGGGACCAGAACGCGGTCATTGACGCCCTCCCTCCTGATATCGGATACCGGTGGATCCCGAAGCTGGGCGGCCGGCGGCACACCCCCAAGGGCGTTCCGAGCGTGAACGGTGCCTGGCGGGTCAAAGCCTTCCGTGACTACGCCGACTACATGGCAGGCGATGCCTTCAAGGAGGGGCTGGACGAATTGCTCGAACTGGCCCACCACGAACGGCCGGCGATCATGTGTAGCGAGGCGGTGCCGTGGCGCTGTCACCGCCGACTGATCACCGATGCGCTGATCGTCAAAGGAGCCGAGGTCGTGGACATCATGTCGTCCACGACGACGAAGCCAGCGGTCCTGAACAAGAACGCGCAGGTCCACAACGGGCACCTGACCTATCCGGCGCACCCCTGA
- a CDS encoding uracil-DNA glycosylase produces MSTEYPVRAAAKARTLTELETRLVRCRACPRLVAWREETALAKRPAFADWEYWGRPVPGFGPADAAMMITGLAPAAHGANRTGRMFTGDRAGDLLYATLYELGLASQATATGLDDGLELYGVRVTAPVHCAPPANRPTTGERDTCRVWLVREAQLMQPTLRSVVVLGTFGWQAALSALEEAGWSVPPPRPAFGHGVRTTLTPAGPTGAEVTVFGCYHVSQRNVFTGRLTPAMLRQVLAEAAYTAGLPVERPGPG; encoded by the coding sequence TTGTCCACGGAATACCCGGTGCGGGCCGCAGCCAAGGCCCGCACGCTGACCGAACTGGAGACGCGGCTGGTGCGGTGCCGCGCCTGCCCACGCCTCGTGGCGTGGCGTGAGGAGACCGCCCTCGCCAAACGTCCCGCGTTCGCTGATTGGGAATACTGGGGGCGGCCGGTACCCGGGTTCGGGCCCGCGGACGCCGCCATGATGATCACAGGACTCGCGCCCGCCGCACACGGCGCGAATCGGACGGGCCGGATGTTCACCGGCGACCGGGCGGGCGACCTTCTGTACGCGACGCTGTACGAGCTCGGCCTGGCCTCCCAGGCAACGGCCACGGGCCTGGATGACGGGCTGGAACTGTACGGAGTCAGGGTCACCGCACCCGTGCACTGCGCTCCACCCGCCAATCGCCCCACGACCGGCGAGAGGGACACCTGCCGCGTGTGGCTGGTCCGGGAGGCACAGTTGATGCAACCGACCCTGCGCTCCGTCGTCGTGCTGGGCACCTTCGGCTGGCAGGCAGCCCTCTCGGCCCTGGAGGAGGCCGGCTGGAGCGTGCCCCCGCCGCGCCCGGCGTTCGGCCACGGCGTACGGACGACATTGACGCCGGCGGGCCCGACGGGCGCCGAGGTGACAGTGTTCGGCTGCTACCACGTGAGCCAGCGCAACGTGTTCACCGGCCGACTGACCCCAGCGATGCTGCGCCAGGTGCTCGCCGAGGCTGCGTACACGGCAGGCCTCCCCGTCGAACGACCGGGCCCAGGGTGA
- a CDS encoding universal stress protein, translating into MTRTPNEMHTMKNQVTVGLDGTPESTAAAHWAAGEAELRHARLDLVHAEEWLEHPPLPVTTTEAQRAWAENLLRDTADELRHEHPDLGVSTRRVGGLPSLALARAAKDSDLLAIGSRGLGVVAGFIVGSVASETIAETERPVVLVRSADGTGKPPDGGRASGPVVAGLDIRQPCDNLLAFAFEEAAHRDTTLIVVHGWTPPPILSYSPALNPGIQSEMAHAITTTLDEMLSPWRDRFTDVHVEPRAPIGQAAAQILHAATDAALVVVGRRIRRSDFGGHIGPIAHALMHHSISPVAVVAHD; encoded by the coding sequence ATGACCCGCACTCCAAACGAGATGCACACCATGAAGAACCAGGTGACTGTAGGTCTTGACGGGACACCGGAAAGCACGGCAGCCGCTCACTGGGCCGCCGGCGAGGCCGAACTCCGACACGCCCGCCTGGATCTGGTCCACGCCGAGGAATGGCTGGAACATCCACCGCTCCCCGTCACGACCACCGAGGCACAGCGCGCCTGGGCGGAGAACCTGCTGCGGGACACCGCCGACGAGCTGCGTCACGAGCACCCTGACCTCGGGGTCTCCACACGTCGCGTGGGCGGATTGCCCTCCCTGGCCCTCGCCCGCGCAGCGAAGGACTCCGACCTGCTGGCCATCGGCTCGCGCGGGCTCGGCGTCGTCGCCGGCTTCATCGTCGGATCCGTAGCCTCGGAGACCATCGCCGAGACCGAACGCCCCGTCGTGCTGGTGCGGTCCGCCGATGGGACGGGCAAGCCACCCGACGGCGGCCGCGCCAGCGGACCCGTCGTGGCAGGGCTGGACATCCGTCAGCCCTGCGACAATCTCCTCGCCTTCGCCTTCGAGGAAGCCGCCCACCGTGACACGACGCTCATCGTCGTCCACGGATGGACCCCGCCGCCGATTCTCAGCTACTCACCAGCGCTCAACCCGGGTATCCAGAGCGAGATGGCCCACGCCATCACCACCACCCTGGACGAGATGCTGAGCCCGTGGCGTGACAGGTTCACCGACGTACATGTCGAACCACGTGCCCCGATCGGTCAGGCCGCGGCCCAGATTCTCCACGCGGCGACCGACGCCGCCCTCGTCGTCGTCGGCCGACGCATCCGCCGGTCCGACTTCGGCGGCCACATCGGCCCCATCGCCCACGCGTTGATGCATCACTCCATCTCTCCGGTCGCCGTCGTCGCGCACGACTGA
- a CDS encoding beta-class carbonic anhydrase — protein MSVTELYLANNRAYASRHTGPLPKEPSQRVAVVACMDARQDIYAVLGLEEGEASVIRNAGGVITEDVIRSLAVSQQLLGTDEIMLIHHTDCRMLTYPGYRLKEPILSESGLRPPWPEDSFHDVEVDVRWSISRVKASPYLPHRESVRGFVLDIATGLLEEVK, from the coding sequence ATGTCAGTCACCGAGCTCTATCTCGCGAACAATCGGGCCTATGCCTCTCGGCACACCGGCCCGCTTCCGAAGGAACCCTCCCAGCGCGTGGCCGTGGTTGCCTGCATGGATGCGCGGCAGGACATCTACGCGGTCCTGGGCCTGGAGGAGGGCGAAGCGAGTGTGATTCGCAATGCGGGGGGAGTGATCACTGAAGACGTCATCCGCTCGCTGGCCGTAAGCCAACAGTTGCTGGGAACGGACGAGATCATGCTCATCCACCACACTGACTGTCGGATGCTGACGTACCCCGGCTATCGGCTCAAGGAGCCGATCCTCAGCGAGTCGGGGCTTCGGCCCCCCTGGCCGGAAGATTCCTTTCACGACGTGGAGGTCGACGTACGATGGTCCATCAGCCGCGTCAAGGCGAGCCCCTACCTCCCCCACCGCGAATCCGTACGCGGTTTCGTGCTCGACATCGCCACAGGACTGCTTGAAGAAGTGAAGTAG
- a CDS encoding NAD(P)/FAD-dependent oxidoreductase: protein MAANNAFVIVGASLAGAKAAQTLREEGFDGPVVLLGDENERPYERPPLSKGYLLGKDERDTVYVHPPQWYAEHDVDLRLGATVTAVDPAGHEVTLADGSRIGYGKLLLTTGSSPRRLTVPGADLDGVLYLRRLADSDRLKQAFESASRIVVIGAGWIGLETAAAARAAGVEVTVLEMAELPLLRVLGREVAQVFADLHTDHGVDLRFGVQVAEITGADGRATGVLLADGSRITADAVIVGVGITPNTQLADAAGLEVDNGIRVDAHLRTSHPDIYAAGDVANAFHPLLGKHIRVEHWANAVNQPQVAAKAMLGRDVAYDRVPYFFTDQYDLGMEYTGYVEPGGYDQVVFRGRRDTREFIAFWLSDGRVLAGMNVNVWDVTDPIRALVTSGQAVDAKELADVNVPLTQLLNHPDATG, encoded by the coding sequence ATGGCCGCGAACAACGCATTCGTGATCGTCGGAGCCAGCCTGGCCGGTGCGAAGGCAGCACAGACCCTCCGCGAAGAGGGCTTCGACGGCCCCGTCGTGCTGCTCGGAGACGAAAACGAGCGCCCCTACGAAAGGCCGCCGCTGTCAAAGGGCTATCTGCTGGGCAAGGACGAGCGTGACACCGTCTACGTCCACCCTCCCCAGTGGTACGCCGAGCACGACGTGGATCTGCGCCTGGGCGCCACAGTCACCGCGGTCGACCCGGCCGGACACGAGGTGACGCTCGCTGACGGCAGCCGCATCGGCTACGGAAAGTTGCTTCTGACCACGGGGTCCTCACCGCGTCGCCTGACGGTGCCCGGAGCCGACCTCGACGGAGTGCTCTACCTGCGCCGGCTCGCCGACAGCGACCGTCTCAAGCAAGCTTTCGAGTCTGCATCCCGCATCGTGGTGATCGGCGCCGGCTGGATCGGTCTGGAGACCGCGGCCGCCGCCCGCGCGGCCGGGGTGGAGGTCACGGTGCTGGAGATGGCGGAGCTGCCGCTGCTGCGCGTGCTGGGCCGCGAGGTGGCCCAGGTCTTCGCCGACCTGCACACCGATCACGGGGTGGACCTGCGCTTCGGTGTCCAGGTCGCCGAGATCACCGGCGCCGACGGCCGGGCGACCGGCGTGCTGCTGGCCGACGGCAGCCGCATCACTGCCGACGCGGTCATCGTCGGAGTCGGTATCACCCCCAACACCCAGCTCGCGGACGCCGCCGGCCTGGAGGTCGACAACGGCATCCGCGTCGACGCCCACCTGCGCACCTCACACCCGGACATCTACGCCGCAGGCGACGTCGCCAACGCCTTCCACCCGCTCCTGGGCAAGCACATCCGTGTCGAGCACTGGGCCAACGCCGTCAACCAGCCGCAGGTCGCGGCGAAGGCGATGCTCGGCCGGGACGTGGCCTACGACCGCGTTCCGTACTTCTTCACCGACCAGTACGACCTGGGCATGGAGTACACCGGCTACGTCGAACCAGGCGGCTACGACCAGGTCGTCTTCCGCGGCCGCAGGGACACCCGCGAGTTCATCGCGTTCTGGCTCTCCGACGGCAGGGTCCTCGCCGGCATGAACGTCAACGTCTGGGACGTCACCGACCCGATCCGCGCCCTCGTCACATCCGGCCAAGCAGTCGACGCAAAGGAACTCGCCGACGTGAACGTTCCGCTGACACAACTCCTCAACCACCCCGACGCGACCGGCTGA
- the tal gene encoding transaldolase, with amino-acid sequence MSENLDRLSAEGVAVWLDDLSRERLAGGGLADLVREQQVVGITSNPTIFAKAIRSGARYDEQVGDLARRGVRVEEAVRLLTAFDVRWACDVLRPVYEASGGVDGRVSLEVDPRVAHDTAATIAEARALWWLVDRPNLFVKIPATQPSLEAISTALAEGISINVTLIFSLDRYDQVLRAFLDGMGQAHAAGRDLASIASVASFFVSRVDTEIDSRLDKIGTPAALALRGRAAIANARLAYQHFEQAAASQEWQALAAAGMRPQRPLWASTGVKDPAYADTRYVDELVAPWVVNTMPEQTLRAVADHGHIQGDTIHGTYEASQQVLNYLETVGVSYDDVVRVLEDEGIAKFTASGNELFKQLDAEIHATRTAA; translated from the coding sequence ATGAGTGAGAACCTGGACCGGCTGTCCGCTGAAGGCGTGGCGGTCTGGCTGGATGATCTGAGCCGGGAGCGGCTCGCCGGTGGCGGGCTGGCCGACTTGGTGCGGGAGCAGCAGGTGGTGGGTATTACCAGCAATCCGACGATCTTCGCCAAGGCGATCCGCTCGGGTGCCCGCTACGACGAGCAGGTCGGAGATCTGGCCCGGCGCGGGGTGCGCGTGGAGGAGGCCGTCCGGCTGCTGACGGCGTTCGATGTGCGCTGGGCCTGCGACGTCCTGCGACCGGTGTACGAGGCCAGCGGCGGCGTGGACGGAAGGGTGTCGCTGGAGGTGGACCCGCGTGTCGCCCACGACACGGCGGCGACGATCGCCGAGGCACGGGCCCTGTGGTGGCTGGTGGACCGGCCGAACCTGTTCGTGAAGATCCCCGCCACCCAGCCCAGCCTGGAGGCGATCAGCACGGCGCTCGCGGAAGGCATCAGCATCAACGTGACACTGATCTTCTCCCTCGACCGCTACGACCAGGTGCTCCGCGCCTTCCTCGACGGCATGGGTCAGGCCCATGCGGCGGGTCGTGACCTGGCGTCCATCGCATCGGTGGCCTCCTTCTTCGTCAGCCGGGTGGACACCGAAATCGACAGCCGACTGGACAAGATCGGCACACCGGCCGCACTGGCCCTGCGCGGGCGGGCCGCGATCGCCAACGCGCGCCTGGCCTACCAGCACTTCGAGCAGGCCGCTGCCTCCCAGGAGTGGCAGGCGCTCGCCGCGGCTGGGATGCGCCCCCAGCGCCCGCTGTGGGCCTCCACCGGGGTGAAGGACCCCGCCTACGCCGACACCCGCTACGTCGACGAACTGGTGGCGCCCTGGGTGGTCAACACCATGCCCGAGCAGACCCTGCGCGCGGTCGCCGACCACGGCCACATCCAGGGCGACACCATCCACGGCACCTATGAGGCATCCCAGCAGGTACTCAACTACCTGGAGACGGTCGGAGTGTCCTACGACGACGTGGTGCGTGTGCTGGAGGATGAGGGCATCGCCAAGTTCACCGCCTCCGGCAATGAACTGTTCAAGCAACTGGACGCCGAAATACACGCGACACGCACCGCCGCCTGA